A window from Anomalospiza imberbis isolate Cuckoo-Finch-1a 21T00152 chromosome 8, ASM3175350v1, whole genome shotgun sequence encodes these proteins:
- the NSMCE4A gene encoding non-structural maintenance of chromosomes element 4 homolog A yields the protein MSHTGNSGESPPASRRRRSRLPHAPEDRAAEGDAADEETAEQEAAGERLRQLNIGDGDDREHNRMIRSQYRELISTVQQNREAMLNSKSNRLTEALEEANRLFDGVCRAREAALDAQFLVIASNIGKEKANELHSEMSAFDSTAFAEDLLTFMGINRTEVEETDDSEDVPGAFLPRDAWQTMGEEASKYFRRAPTFHYMMGSFKSEPPVPKQRIERQKKASKGKAERAMPAQLKKMEESHQEATEKEVERILRILQTHFENDPNTPISFFDFVIDPNSFARTVENMFHVSFLIRDGLAKLKLDEDELPIIEPIKPSEGGEEDSRAGARNQVVISLDQKEWKEIIETFQIREAMITPLYQSTDEEMETE from the exons atgtcGCACACCGGCAACAGCGGCGAGTCCCCGCCGGCctcgcgccgccgccgctcgcgccTGCCGCACGCGCCGGAGGACAGGGCGGCGGAGGGGGACGCGGCCGACGAGGAGACCGCGGAGCAGGAGGCGGCGGGCGAGAGGCTCCGGCAGCTGAACATCGGCGACGGCGACGACAGGGAGCACAACAGGATGATCCGGAGCCAGTATCGGGAGCTCATCTCCACCGTGCAGC AAAATCGAGAAGCCATGCTGAATTCAAAAAGCAACAGGCTGACAGAAGCTTTGGAAGAAGCCAACAGACTTTTTGATGGAG TTTGCCGTGCACGAGAGGCTGCACTGGATGCCCAGTTCCTTGTTATAGCATCCAATATAGGAAAGGAGAAGGCCAATGAGTTACACTCAGAGATGTCAGCATTTGATTCAACAGCATTTGCAGAAGACTTG ctgACCTTCATGGGTATAAATCGCACAGAAGTGGAAGAAACTGATGACTCTGAGGATGTTCCAGGTGCTTTTTTACCTAGAGATGCCTGGCAGACAATGGGAGAAGAAGCATCCAAGTACTTCAGAAGAGCACCTACTTTTCACTATAT GATGGGATCTTTCAAGTCTGAGCCTCCTGTACCAAAGCAACGGATTGAGAGGCAGAAGAAAGCtagcaaaggaaaagcagaacgGGCAATGCCTGCTCAG ttaaaaaaaatggaagagtcTCATCAAGAAGCTACAGAAAAAGAAGTAGAGAGGATCTTGAGAATACTGCAAACTCATTTTGAAAATGACC CTAATACACCCATTTCCTTCTTTGATTTTGTCATTGATCCGAACTCGTTTGCACGCACTGTGGAAAACATGTTTCATGTGTCCTTCCTTATCAGG GATGGTCTTGCAAAACTAAAGCTGGATGAAGATGAATTGCCAATAATAG AGCCTATAAAACCCagtgagggaggggaggaggacagcagagctggagcacgGAACCAGGTGGTCATAAGTCTGGACCAGAAAGAATGGAAG GAGATCATAGAAACATTTCAGATAAGAGAAGCCATGATTACACCTCTTTATCAGAGCACTGATGAGGAAATGGAGACAGAATAA